A genomic segment from Glycine soja cultivar W05 chromosome 20, ASM419377v2, whole genome shotgun sequence encodes:
- the LOC114403342 gene encoding COP1-interacting protein 7-like isoform X1, with the protein MNTSTRLDLAVFQLTPTRTRFDLIITVNGKKEKIASGLLNPFLSHLKAAQNQMDKGGYSIVLEPPEGNTDTSWFTKGTVERFVRFVSTPEILERVYTVESEILQIEEAIAIQGNSSLGTNTVEENQVKHVESTEGRKTQQDTNEERAIVLYKPEAQPPQANGSTSLEESSKVHLLKVLDTRKSALQKEQGMAFARAVAAGFDIDYIPPLMSFAECFGASRMKDACTKFRDLWRRKHETGQWLEIEAAETMSNRSDFSSLNVSGIILPNMASASHTELDSESNGKASSDNQDNIQGQFPHHMFPPWPVHSPPGSVPVFPPYPVQGIPYYPAYPGNSPFMQPNYSPMEDPRLIAGQNNGRRRHSMDSRHSNTESETQDEVDMEREGSHTGDQQKKDRQSGRQKSGVVVIRNINYITMAENSGSGSYSDSASETGEDNKESVKTSKRREPGKESLKKLDSSDKEETKHGKDADGGHWQAFQNCLLRDVDEDRHVIDQDQYDQEKVNDVRRKKHIAVNDPLVFNDREMHEVQGSSAIDMHNISKGLAHMPKTSSDDLLLSASAGQSGDGWSGDDVQSLEVTGKKGGYRRASRDEFIISKQEHQFGNAYPSSDIETSLGCSNSKLERKLFHDMNDDSYILEHRSMGVNDAGNVERNAINMDSEIPMVQQSSDEINHINYEPDELSMLPERGAERGSMSYDPALDYEMQAQAGGTLQNKNKEVVTDTKPGSKRLDKEAKSKLTSNNSDKRKTGGPIRRGKTSKLNPLDEARARAESLRNYKADLQKMKKENEEEEMKRLEALKMKRQKRIAAKSSAITAQSPSQLTKKQLPTKLSPSSHKGSKFCDSEPGESSPLQRFPVRTASVGSNDSLKASKTSRLISRSHLDNNKLSRSVSSLPESKLEKDDNTTDTKASMARIRRLSEPKISTTHQTSSVKPHGTGTISKTKAADGPESKKISAIVNHDKSKTAALPELKIRTSKATEVPQNRTTVKEKAHKLNDNKSSMNSQGTMLKKNEIGTSFDDDGDNNPVVEKTVVMLEREKPYVPPIHSSEENFDIPKKQYDNDEVMEKTETASNYVAIRAPVSPLSMDIIDKETSERQSHLQPISTEVKIDNIEKETSKSSSLCIAAETYHAPYARVSSMEDPSTRNSEYGKAAPPSLETAAIGVETVKVHVSNNENSTLEKIPEAIEKPLVKESSSKGFRRLLKFGKRSHSLASERNMESDNVSIDNEADEVGTNGSSNEGFPIKWRSSWSKFSEGFYGVEGRIKRKLRGSNGRQSVYQRKRVAWE; encoded by the exons ATGAACACTTCAACAAGGTTGGATTTAGCTGTGTTTCAGCTTACACCCACTAGAACCAG GTTTGACTTGATTATAACTGTGAATGGAAAGAAGGAGAAGATTGCCTCAGGCTTGCTCAACCCTTTTCTTTCCCACTTGAAGGCTGCTCAGAATCAGATGGACAAGGGTGGTTATTCAATTGTTCTTGAACCACCTGAGGGTAACACTGATACCTCATGGTTTACCAAGGGAACTGTTGAAAG GTTTGTTCGTTTTGTGAGTACTCCTGAGATATTGGAACGTGTGTATACTGTAGAATCAGAAATCTTACAGATTGAAGAGGCAATTGCAATTCAAGGAAATAGTTCTTTAGGGACTAACACT GTGGAAGAAAATCAAGTAAAACATGTTGAAAGCACTGAAG GCAGGAAGACTCAGCAGGATACTAATGAGGAGAGAGCAATTGTACTTTACAAG CCTGAAGCACAGCCACCTCAAGCAAATGGAAGCACCTCATTGGAAGAAAGCTCAAA AGTTCATCTTCTGAAAGTCCTAGACACACGTAAGTCAGCATTGCAGAAAGAGCAAGGCATGGCATTTGCTCGTGCTGTTGCTGCTGGTTTTGACATTGACTATATACCACCTTTGATGTCATTTGCTGAATGCTTTGGAGCATCTCGCATGAA GGATGCATGCACAAAATTCAGGGATCTTTGGAGAAGAAAACATGAAACTGGACAATGGCTTGAAATTGAAGCTGCTGAAACAATGTCCAATCGCTCAGACTTCTCTTCGTTGAATGTTTCTGGCATTATACTTCCCAATATGGCCTCCGCATCCCATACTGAATTGGACTCTGAGAGTAATGGGAAGGCAAGTTCAG ATAACCAAGATAATATTCAAGGCCAATTTCCACATCATATGTTCCCTCCTTGGCCTGTTCATTCTCCCCCAGGTTCTGTACCAGTCTTTCCACCATATCCAGTGCAAGGCATTCCCTATTATCCAGCATATCCAGGAAACAGTCCATTTATGCAGCCAAATTATTCTCCTATGGAGGACCCCAGACTAATTGCTGGTCAAAATAACGGGCGCAGAAGGCATTCCATGGATAGTAGGCACAGCAATACTGAATCAGAAACACAGGATGAAGTGGATATGGAGAGGGAAGGTTCACATACTGGAGATCAACAGAAGAAGGATAGGCAATCAGGTAGACAGAAATCTGGCGTGGTGGTCATTCGGAACATCAATTACATAACAATGGCAGAAAATTCTGGCAGTGGATCATATTCAGATTCTGCCTCAGAAACCGGTGAAGATAATAAGGAATCTGTGAAGACCTCTAAGAGAAGGGAACCCGGAAAAGAATCTTTGAAGAAATTGGATTCATCTGATAAGGAAGAAACCAAGCATGGGAAGGATGCAGATGGAGGCCATTGGCAAGCATTCCAAAATTGTTTACTGAGAGATGTTGATGAAGACAGACATGTCATTGACCAAGACCAATATGATCAGGAAAAGGTGAATGAcgtgagaagaaaaaaacacattGCTGTCAATGATCCTTTAGTTTTTAATGACCGGGAAATGCATGAAGTTCAAGGAAGTTCTGCTATAGATATGCATAACATTAGCAAAGGATTGGCTCACATGCCTAAGACATCCAGTGATGATTTATTGTTATCTGCAAGCGCAGGACAGTCTGGTGATGGTTGGTCTGGAGATGATGTACAATCCTTAGAAGTAACTGGAAAAAAGGGTGGTTATAGGAGGGCTTCCCGTGATGAGTTCATCATTTCCAAGCAAGAACATCAATTTGGCAATGCTTACCCTTCCTCGGATATTGAAACttcactaggttgttcaaacaGTAAACTAGAAAGGAAGTTGTTTCATGATATGAATGATGATTCCTACATATTGGAGCATAGATCAATGGGAGtcaatgatgcaggaaatgttgAGAGAAATGCTATTAACATGGACTCTGAGATCCCAATGGTGCAGCAATCTTCTGATGAGATAAACCATATCAATTATGAGCCAGATGAATTGAGCATGTTGCCTGAACGAGGAGCTGAAAGGGGATCGATGAGTTATGACCCTGCTTTAGACTATGAAATGCAGGCCCAGGCTGGTGGTACTTTACAAAATAAGAACAAAGAGGTAGTGACTGACACCAAACCAGGATCTAAGAGGTTGGATAAGGAGGCAAAATCAAAACTTACCTCGAATAATTCTGATAAAAGAAAGACCGGTGGGCCGATAAGAAGAGGGAAGACTTCTAAACTTAATCCTTTGGATGAAGCACGAGCACGTGCTGAGAGCTTACGGAACTACAAAGCTGATCTccagaaaatgaagaaagagaaT GAAGAGGAAGAGATGAAACGCCTAGAAGCCTTAAAGATGAAGAGGCAAAAGAGGATTGCTGCCAAGAGTAGCGCAATCACTGCACAGTCGCCATCACAGCTAACCAAGAAACAACTTCCAACAAAACTTTCGCCAAGCTCCCATAAAGGGTCAAAATTTTGTGATTCGGAGCCAGGAGAATCCTCACCCCTTCAAAGATTCCCTGTCAGAACTGCATCTGTTGGATCTAATGATTCTTTGAAAGCCTCAAAAACCAGCAGATTGATTTCTAGAAGCCACTTGGATAATAACAAATTAAGCCGATCAGTGTCTTCTTTGCCTGAATCTAAGCTAGAGAAGGATGATAACACAACTGATACTAAGGCATCAATGGCAAGGATTAGAAGATTGTCAGAACCTAAAATAAGTACTACTCATCAGACTTCCTCAGTTAAACCACATGGCACTGGAACAATATCAAAGACTAAAGCAGCTGATGGACCCGAGAGCAAAAAGATTTCTGCTATTGTGAACCATGATAAAAGCAAGACAGCAGCCCTCCCAGAACTGAAAATCAGAACATCCAAAGCAACTGAGGTTCCTCAGAACAGAACCACAGTCAAAGAGAAGGCACATAAGTTGAATGATAACAAGTCTTCTATGAATTCACAAGGTACCATgctgaagaaaaatgaaattggtACTTCATTCGATGATGATGGAGACAATAATCCTGTAGTTGAGAAGACTGTTGTGATGCTTGAGCGTGAGAAACCTTATGTCCCCCCTATTCATAGTTCTGAAGAAAATTTTGATATCCCAAAGAAACAATATGATAATGATGAAGTGATGGAAAAAACAGAGACAGCATCTAATTATGTTGCTATTCGTGCTCCTGTTTCACCGTTAAGCATGGATATAATAGATAAAGAAACCTCAGAGAGACAATCACACCTGCAACCCATATCTACTGAG GTCAAAATTGATAATATAGAGAAAGAAACTTCAAAATCATCCAGTCTTTGTATTGCTGCGGAAACATATCATGCCCCATATGCTCGGGTTTCTTCTATGGAAGATCCTAGTACCAGAAATAGTGAGTATGGTAAAGCAGCCCCTCCAAGTTTAGAGACTGCAGCAATTGGTGTGGAGACTGTTAAAGTACATGTGTCTAACAACGAGAACTCAACACTTGAGAAGATTCCTGAAGCAATTGAGAAGCCTCTGGTAAAGGAATCATCATCCAAAGGGTTTAGACGACTGCTAAAGTTTGGAAAAAGAAGTCATAGCTTAGCTTCTGAACGCAACATGGAATCAGATAATGTCAGCATTGACAATGAGGCAGATGAGGTTGGAACCAACGGTTCTTCTAACGAAG gaTTCCCAATAAAGTGGCGGTCAAGCTGGTCCAAATTCAGCGAAGGTTTCTATGGGGTGGAGGGCCGAATCAAAAGAAAGTTGCGTGGGTCAAATGGGAGACAATCTGTCTACCAAAGGAAAAGGGTGGCTTGGGAATAA
- the LOC114403342 gene encoding COP1-interacting protein 7-like isoform X4: MNTSTRLDLAVFQLTPTRTRFDLIITVNGKKEKIASGLLNPFLSHLKAAQNQMDKGGYSIVLEPPEGNTDTSWFTKGTVERFVRFVSTPEILERVYTVESEILQIEEAIAIQGNSSLGTNTVEENQVKHVESTEGRKTQQDTNEERAIVLYKPEAQPPQANGSTSLEESSKVHLLKVLDTRKSALQKEQGMAFARAVAAGFDIDYIPPLMSFAECFGASRMKDACTKFRDLWRRKHETGQWLEIEAAETMSNRSDFSSLNVSGIILPNMASASHTELDSESNGKASSDNQDNIQGQFPHHMFPPWPVHSPPGSVPVFPPYPVQGIPYYPAYPGNSPFMQPNYSPMEDPRLIAGQNNGRRRHSMDSRHSNTESETQDEVDMEREGSHTGDQQKKDRQSGRQKSGVVVIRNINYITMAENSGSGSYSDSASETGEDNKESVKTSKRREPGKESLKKLDSSDKEETKHGKDADGGHWQAFQNCLLRDVDEDRHVIDQDQYDQEKVNDVRRKKHIAVNDPLVFNDREMHEVQGSSAIDMHNISKGLAHMPKTSSDDLLLSASAGQSGDGWSGDDVQSLEVTGKKGGYRRASRDEFIISKQEHQFGNAYPSSDIETSLGCSNSKLERKLFHDMNDDSYILEHRSMGVNDAGNVERNAINMDSEIPMVQQSSDEINHINYEPDELSMLPERGAERGSMSYDPALDYEMQAQAGGTLQNKNKEVVTDTKPGSKRLDKEAKSKLTSNNSDKRKTGGPIRRGKTSKLNPLDEARARAESLRNYKADLQKMKKENEEEEMKRLEALKMKRQKRIAAKSSAITAQSPSQLTKKQLPTKLSPSSHKGSKFCDSEPGESSPLQRFPVRTASVGSNDSLKASKTSRLISRSHLDNNKLSRSVSSLPESKLEKDDNTTDTKASMARIRRLSEPKISTTHQTSSVKPHGTGTISKTKAADGPESKKISAIVNHDKSKTAALPELKIRTSKATEVPQNRTTVKEKAHKLNDNKSSMNSQGTMLKKNEIGTSFDDDGDNNPVVEKTVVMLEREKPYVPPIHSSEENFDIPKKQYDNDEVMEKTETASNYVAIRAPVSPLSMDIIDKETSERQSHLQPISTEDSQ; encoded by the exons ATGAACACTTCAACAAGGTTGGATTTAGCTGTGTTTCAGCTTACACCCACTAGAACCAG GTTTGACTTGATTATAACTGTGAATGGAAAGAAGGAGAAGATTGCCTCAGGCTTGCTCAACCCTTTTCTTTCCCACTTGAAGGCTGCTCAGAATCAGATGGACAAGGGTGGTTATTCAATTGTTCTTGAACCACCTGAGGGTAACACTGATACCTCATGGTTTACCAAGGGAACTGTTGAAAG GTTTGTTCGTTTTGTGAGTACTCCTGAGATATTGGAACGTGTGTATACTGTAGAATCAGAAATCTTACAGATTGAAGAGGCAATTGCAATTCAAGGAAATAGTTCTTTAGGGACTAACACT GTGGAAGAAAATCAAGTAAAACATGTTGAAAGCACTGAAG GCAGGAAGACTCAGCAGGATACTAATGAGGAGAGAGCAATTGTACTTTACAAG CCTGAAGCACAGCCACCTCAAGCAAATGGAAGCACCTCATTGGAAGAAAGCTCAAA AGTTCATCTTCTGAAAGTCCTAGACACACGTAAGTCAGCATTGCAGAAAGAGCAAGGCATGGCATTTGCTCGTGCTGTTGCTGCTGGTTTTGACATTGACTATATACCACCTTTGATGTCATTTGCTGAATGCTTTGGAGCATCTCGCATGAA GGATGCATGCACAAAATTCAGGGATCTTTGGAGAAGAAAACATGAAACTGGACAATGGCTTGAAATTGAAGCTGCTGAAACAATGTCCAATCGCTCAGACTTCTCTTCGTTGAATGTTTCTGGCATTATACTTCCCAATATGGCCTCCGCATCCCATACTGAATTGGACTCTGAGAGTAATGGGAAGGCAAGTTCAG ATAACCAAGATAATATTCAAGGCCAATTTCCACATCATATGTTCCCTCCTTGGCCTGTTCATTCTCCCCCAGGTTCTGTACCAGTCTTTCCACCATATCCAGTGCAAGGCATTCCCTATTATCCAGCATATCCAGGAAACAGTCCATTTATGCAGCCAAATTATTCTCCTATGGAGGACCCCAGACTAATTGCTGGTCAAAATAACGGGCGCAGAAGGCATTCCATGGATAGTAGGCACAGCAATACTGAATCAGAAACACAGGATGAAGTGGATATGGAGAGGGAAGGTTCACATACTGGAGATCAACAGAAGAAGGATAGGCAATCAGGTAGACAGAAATCTGGCGTGGTGGTCATTCGGAACATCAATTACATAACAATGGCAGAAAATTCTGGCAGTGGATCATATTCAGATTCTGCCTCAGAAACCGGTGAAGATAATAAGGAATCTGTGAAGACCTCTAAGAGAAGGGAACCCGGAAAAGAATCTTTGAAGAAATTGGATTCATCTGATAAGGAAGAAACCAAGCATGGGAAGGATGCAGATGGAGGCCATTGGCAAGCATTCCAAAATTGTTTACTGAGAGATGTTGATGAAGACAGACATGTCATTGACCAAGACCAATATGATCAGGAAAAGGTGAATGAcgtgagaagaaaaaaacacattGCTGTCAATGATCCTTTAGTTTTTAATGACCGGGAAATGCATGAAGTTCAAGGAAGTTCTGCTATAGATATGCATAACATTAGCAAAGGATTGGCTCACATGCCTAAGACATCCAGTGATGATTTATTGTTATCTGCAAGCGCAGGACAGTCTGGTGATGGTTGGTCTGGAGATGATGTACAATCCTTAGAAGTAACTGGAAAAAAGGGTGGTTATAGGAGGGCTTCCCGTGATGAGTTCATCATTTCCAAGCAAGAACATCAATTTGGCAATGCTTACCCTTCCTCGGATATTGAAACttcactaggttgttcaaacaGTAAACTAGAAAGGAAGTTGTTTCATGATATGAATGATGATTCCTACATATTGGAGCATAGATCAATGGGAGtcaatgatgcaggaaatgttgAGAGAAATGCTATTAACATGGACTCTGAGATCCCAATGGTGCAGCAATCTTCTGATGAGATAAACCATATCAATTATGAGCCAGATGAATTGAGCATGTTGCCTGAACGAGGAGCTGAAAGGGGATCGATGAGTTATGACCCTGCTTTAGACTATGAAATGCAGGCCCAGGCTGGTGGTACTTTACAAAATAAGAACAAAGAGGTAGTGACTGACACCAAACCAGGATCTAAGAGGTTGGATAAGGAGGCAAAATCAAAACTTACCTCGAATAATTCTGATAAAAGAAAGACCGGTGGGCCGATAAGAAGAGGGAAGACTTCTAAACTTAATCCTTTGGATGAAGCACGAGCACGTGCTGAGAGCTTACGGAACTACAAAGCTGATCTccagaaaatgaagaaagagaaT GAAGAGGAAGAGATGAAACGCCTAGAAGCCTTAAAGATGAAGAGGCAAAAGAGGATTGCTGCCAAGAGTAGCGCAATCACTGCACAGTCGCCATCACAGCTAACCAAGAAACAACTTCCAACAAAACTTTCGCCAAGCTCCCATAAAGGGTCAAAATTTTGTGATTCGGAGCCAGGAGAATCCTCACCCCTTCAAAGATTCCCTGTCAGAACTGCATCTGTTGGATCTAATGATTCTTTGAAAGCCTCAAAAACCAGCAGATTGATTTCTAGAAGCCACTTGGATAATAACAAATTAAGCCGATCAGTGTCTTCTTTGCCTGAATCTAAGCTAGAGAAGGATGATAACACAACTGATACTAAGGCATCAATGGCAAGGATTAGAAGATTGTCAGAACCTAAAATAAGTACTACTCATCAGACTTCCTCAGTTAAACCACATGGCACTGGAACAATATCAAAGACTAAAGCAGCTGATGGACCCGAGAGCAAAAAGATTTCTGCTATTGTGAACCATGATAAAAGCAAGACAGCAGCCCTCCCAGAACTGAAAATCAGAACATCCAAAGCAACTGAGGTTCCTCAGAACAGAACCACAGTCAAAGAGAAGGCACATAAGTTGAATGATAACAAGTCTTCTATGAATTCACAAGGTACCATgctgaagaaaaatgaaattggtACTTCATTCGATGATGATGGAGACAATAATCCTGTAGTTGAGAAGACTGTTGTGATGCTTGAGCGTGAGAAACCTTATGTCCCCCCTATTCATAGTTCTGAAGAAAATTTTGATATCCCAAAGAAACAATATGATAATGATGAAGTGATGGAAAAAACAGAGACAGCATCTAATTATGTTGCTATTCGTGCTCCTGTTTCACCGTTAAGCATGGATATAATAGATAAAGAAACCTCAGAGAGACAATCACACCTGCAACCCATATCTACTGAG gaTTCCCAATAA
- the LOC114403342 gene encoding COP1-interacting protein 7-like isoform X3, translated as MNTSTRLDLAVFQLTPTRTRFDLIITVNGKKEKIASGLLNPFLSHLKAAQNQMDKGGYSIVLEPPEGNTDTSWFTKGTVERFVRFVSTPEILERVYTVESEILQIEEAIAIQGNSSLGTNTVEENQVKHVESTEGRKTQQDTNEERAIVLYKPEAQPPQANGSTSLEESSKVHLLKVLDTRKSALQKEQGMAFARAVAAGFDIDYIPPLMSFAECFGASRMKDACTKFRDLWRRKHETGQWLEIEAAETMSNRSDFSSLNVSGIILPNMASASHTELDSESNGKASSDNQDNIQGQFPHHMFPPWPVHSPPGSVPVFPPYPVQGIPYYPAYPGNSPFMQPNYSPMEDPRLIAGQNNGRRRHSMDSRHSNTESETQDEVDMEREGSHTGDQQKKDRQSGRQKSGVVVIRNINYITMAENSGSGSYSDSASETGEDNKESVKTSKRREPGKESLKKLDSSDKEETKHGKDADGGHWQAFQNCLLRDVDEDRHVIDQDQYDQEKVNDVRRKKHIAVNDPLVFNDREMHEVQGSSAIDMHNISKGLAHMPKTSSDDLLLSASAGQSGDGWSGDDVQSLEVTGKKGGYRRASRDEFIISKQEHQFGNAYPSSDIETSLGCSNSKLERKLFHDMNDDSYILEHRSMGVNDAGNVERNAINMDSEIPMVQQSSDEINHINYEPDELSMLPERGAERGSMSYDPALDYEMQAQAGGTLQNKNKEVVTDTKPGSKRLDKEAKSKLTSNNSDKRKTGGPIRRGKTSKLNPLDEARARAESLRNYKADLQKMKKENEEEEMKRLEALKMKRQKRIAAKSSAITAQSPSQLTKKQLPTKLSPSSHKGSKFCDSEPGESSPLQRFPVRTASVGSNDSLKASKTSRLISRSHLDNNKLSRSVSSLPESKLEKDDNTTDTKASMARIRRLSEPKISTTHQTSSVKPHGTGTISKTKAADGPESKKISAIVNHDKSKTAALPELKIRTSKATEVPQNRTTVKEKAHKLNDNKSSMNSQGTMLKKNEIGTSFDDDGDNNPVVEKTVVMLEREKPYVPPIHSSEENFDIPKKQYDNDEVMEKTETASNYVAIRAPVSPLSMDIIDKETSERQSHLQPISTEVKIDNIEKETSKSSSLCIAAETYHAPYARVSSMEDPSTRNSEYGKAAPPSLETAAIGVETVKVHVSNNENSTLEKIPEAIEKPLVKESSSKGFRRLLKFGKRSHSLASERNMESDNVSIDNEADEVGTNGSSNEGRV; from the exons ATGAACACTTCAACAAGGTTGGATTTAGCTGTGTTTCAGCTTACACCCACTAGAACCAG GTTTGACTTGATTATAACTGTGAATGGAAAGAAGGAGAAGATTGCCTCAGGCTTGCTCAACCCTTTTCTTTCCCACTTGAAGGCTGCTCAGAATCAGATGGACAAGGGTGGTTATTCAATTGTTCTTGAACCACCTGAGGGTAACACTGATACCTCATGGTTTACCAAGGGAACTGTTGAAAG GTTTGTTCGTTTTGTGAGTACTCCTGAGATATTGGAACGTGTGTATACTGTAGAATCAGAAATCTTACAGATTGAAGAGGCAATTGCAATTCAAGGAAATAGTTCTTTAGGGACTAACACT GTGGAAGAAAATCAAGTAAAACATGTTGAAAGCACTGAAG GCAGGAAGACTCAGCAGGATACTAATGAGGAGAGAGCAATTGTACTTTACAAG CCTGAAGCACAGCCACCTCAAGCAAATGGAAGCACCTCATTGGAAGAAAGCTCAAA AGTTCATCTTCTGAAAGTCCTAGACACACGTAAGTCAGCATTGCAGAAAGAGCAAGGCATGGCATTTGCTCGTGCTGTTGCTGCTGGTTTTGACATTGACTATATACCACCTTTGATGTCATTTGCTGAATGCTTTGGAGCATCTCGCATGAA GGATGCATGCACAAAATTCAGGGATCTTTGGAGAAGAAAACATGAAACTGGACAATGGCTTGAAATTGAAGCTGCTGAAACAATGTCCAATCGCTCAGACTTCTCTTCGTTGAATGTTTCTGGCATTATACTTCCCAATATGGCCTCCGCATCCCATACTGAATTGGACTCTGAGAGTAATGGGAAGGCAAGTTCAG ATAACCAAGATAATATTCAAGGCCAATTTCCACATCATATGTTCCCTCCTTGGCCTGTTCATTCTCCCCCAGGTTCTGTACCAGTCTTTCCACCATATCCAGTGCAAGGCATTCCCTATTATCCAGCATATCCAGGAAACAGTCCATTTATGCAGCCAAATTATTCTCCTATGGAGGACCCCAGACTAATTGCTGGTCAAAATAACGGGCGCAGAAGGCATTCCATGGATAGTAGGCACAGCAATACTGAATCAGAAACACAGGATGAAGTGGATATGGAGAGGGAAGGTTCACATACTGGAGATCAACAGAAGAAGGATAGGCAATCAGGTAGACAGAAATCTGGCGTGGTGGTCATTCGGAACATCAATTACATAACAATGGCAGAAAATTCTGGCAGTGGATCATATTCAGATTCTGCCTCAGAAACCGGTGAAGATAATAAGGAATCTGTGAAGACCTCTAAGAGAAGGGAACCCGGAAAAGAATCTTTGAAGAAATTGGATTCATCTGATAAGGAAGAAACCAAGCATGGGAAGGATGCAGATGGAGGCCATTGGCAAGCATTCCAAAATTGTTTACTGAGAGATGTTGATGAAGACAGACATGTCATTGACCAAGACCAATATGATCAGGAAAAGGTGAATGAcgtgagaagaaaaaaacacattGCTGTCAATGATCCTTTAGTTTTTAATGACCGGGAAATGCATGAAGTTCAAGGAAGTTCTGCTATAGATATGCATAACATTAGCAAAGGATTGGCTCACATGCCTAAGACATCCAGTGATGATTTATTGTTATCTGCAAGCGCAGGACAGTCTGGTGATGGTTGGTCTGGAGATGATGTACAATCCTTAGAAGTAACTGGAAAAAAGGGTGGTTATAGGAGGGCTTCCCGTGATGAGTTCATCATTTCCAAGCAAGAACATCAATTTGGCAATGCTTACCCTTCCTCGGATATTGAAACttcactaggttgttcaaacaGTAAACTAGAAAGGAAGTTGTTTCATGATATGAATGATGATTCCTACATATTGGAGCATAGATCAATGGGAGtcaatgatgcaggaaatgttgAGAGAAATGCTATTAACATGGACTCTGAGATCCCAATGGTGCAGCAATCTTCTGATGAGATAAACCATATCAATTATGAGCCAGATGAATTGAGCATGTTGCCTGAACGAGGAGCTGAAAGGGGATCGATGAGTTATGACCCTGCTTTAGACTATGAAATGCAGGCCCAGGCTGGTGGTACTTTACAAAATAAGAACAAAGAGGTAGTGACTGACACCAAACCAGGATCTAAGAGGTTGGATAAGGAGGCAAAATCAAAACTTACCTCGAATAATTCTGATAAAAGAAAGACCGGTGGGCCGATAAGAAGAGGGAAGACTTCTAAACTTAATCCTTTGGATGAAGCACGAGCACGTGCTGAGAGCTTACGGAACTACAAAGCTGATCTccagaaaatgaagaaagagaaT GAAGAGGAAGAGATGAAACGCCTAGAAGCCTTAAAGATGAAGAGGCAAAAGAGGATTGCTGCCAAGAGTAGCGCAATCACTGCACAGTCGCCATCACAGCTAACCAAGAAACAACTTCCAACAAAACTTTCGCCAAGCTCCCATAAAGGGTCAAAATTTTGTGATTCGGAGCCAGGAGAATCCTCACCCCTTCAAAGATTCCCTGTCAGAACTGCATCTGTTGGATCTAATGATTCTTTGAAAGCCTCAAAAACCAGCAGATTGATTTCTAGAAGCCACTTGGATAATAACAAATTAAGCCGATCAGTGTCTTCTTTGCCTGAATCTAAGCTAGAGAAGGATGATAACACAACTGATACTAAGGCATCAATGGCAAGGATTAGAAGATTGTCAGAACCTAAAATAAGTACTACTCATCAGACTTCCTCAGTTAAACCACATGGCACTGGAACAATATCAAAGACTAAAGCAGCTGATGGACCCGAGAGCAAAAAGATTTCTGCTATTGTGAACCATGATAAAAGCAAGACAGCAGCCCTCCCAGAACTGAAAATCAGAACATCCAAAGCAACTGAGGTTCCTCAGAACAGAACCACAGTCAAAGAGAAGGCACATAAGTTGAATGATAACAAGTCTTCTATGAATTCACAAGGTACCATgctgaagaaaaatgaaattggtACTTCATTCGATGATGATGGAGACAATAATCCTGTAGTTGAGAAGACTGTTGTGATGCTTGAGCGTGAGAAACCTTATGTCCCCCCTATTCATAGTTCTGAAGAAAATTTTGATATCCCAAAGAAACAATATGATAATGATGAAGTGATGGAAAAAACAGAGACAGCATCTAATTATGTTGCTATTCGTGCTCCTGTTTCACCGTTAAGCATGGATATAATAGATAAAGAAACCTCAGAGAGACAATCACACCTGCAACCCATATCTACTGAG GTCAAAATTGATAATATAGAGAAAGAAACTTCAAAATCATCCAGTCTTTGTATTGCTGCGGAAACATATCATGCCCCATATGCTCGGGTTTCTTCTATGGAAGATCCTAGTACCAGAAATAGTGAGTATGGTAAAGCAGCCCCTCCAAGTTTAGAGACTGCAGCAATTGGTGTGGAGACTGTTAAAGTACATGTGTCTAACAACGAGAACTCAACACTTGAGAAGATTCCTGAAGCAATTGAGAAGCCTCTGGTAAAGGAATCATCATCCAAAGGGTTTAGACGACTGCTAAAGTTTGGAAAAAGAAGTCATAGCTTAGCTTCTGAACGCAACATGGAATCAGATAATGTCAGCATTGACAATGAGGCAGATGAGGTTGGAACCAACGGTTCTTCTAACGAAG GGAGAGTTTAG